The sequence below is a genomic window from Kitasatospora kifunensis.
GAACGCGCCGCCGCAGCCGGGCAAGGCCGAGCCGCCGCTGCTGGTGACGGCCGGACCGGCACCGGCCCTCCGCCCCGCGGACACCGACCGGTGGCCGGCGACCACCCCTGATCTCCACCTGCTTCAGGTCAATCGGACCTAGGCGGAACCCCCCGCCGGTCCGGCCTTTGGCGTGCCTCGACGCTCGACGCTCGACGCTCGACGCTCGATGGTCTCCGCCCCTGGCTCGACCTGCGGTCTCCACCTCCCCTCCCTGTTACACCTCATTCCGCCGTGCGCACGCCGCCGGCGGGGACAAGGAAGATCTCCGTGGGTTCCGCCTCCAAGCAGACCAACAACGGCCAGGGCGCCAAGGGCACCGGCGCCGACAAGTCGGACGAGCCGCTGGTCACCAACCGCTCGGCGAAGGCCAAGGGCGGCAAGCAGGCCGACCGCCGCGAGCGGATCGCCCAGCTGCGGGCCGAGGAGCAGCGCCGCGAGAAGCGGATGAAGGCCATCGCGTTCTCGGTGGCCGGTGTGCTGATCGCGGGCACCGTCGGGGTCGGCGGCTACATCGTCATCGACGCCAACAAGAAGCACGACAAGGAGGTCGCGGCCGCGAAGTCGCCGATCCCGGGCGTGCAGACCTGGAGCGGGCTGTCGCGCAACCACGTGCAGGGGACGGTCAACTACCCGCAGACCCCGCCGGTCGGCGGCGACCACAACCCGGTCTGGCTGACCTGCATGGGCAACGTCTACGACAAGCCGGTGCAGAACGAGAACGCGGTGCACTCGCTGGAGCACGGCGCGGTCTGGGTCACCTACAACGACAAGGCCACCCCGGACGACCTCAAGACGCTGTCGGACAAGGTCAAGGTCACCCCGTACTCGATGATGAGCCCCTACCCGACGGAGAAGGGCACCATCACGCTCTCCGCATGGGGCACCCAGCTGGTGGTGGACAGCGCCAAGGACCCGCGGGTCAACGAGTTCTTCACCAAGTACGTCCAGGGCCCGCAGACCCAGGAGCCCGGCGCGTCCTGCAGCGACGGGGCGATGTAGTGGCCGCCGCACAGGGTGGCGCCCAACCGCCCATGGACGACGCGGCCGATGCGAACGACGCGGCCGCCCTGGACGACGTAGCCGACCTGGACGACGTAGACCCGATCACCGCGCACGCCCCGGCCCCCGGGCGGCGGCGCACGCTCTGGTGGCCGGCCGCGCTGGCGGCGGCGGTGGCGCTCTGCCTGGGCGTCCCGGCGCTGGTGGCCAGCGGCTCCTCGGCCTCCGGTACGGTGGCGGCCGCGCCGTCCACCAACTCGCCCGAGGCCGGGTTCGCGCGCGACATGGCGACGCACCATCAACAGGCGATCGACATGTCGTTCATCATCCGGGACCGGACCGACAACGCCGAGGTTCGCGGGCTGGCCTTCGACATCATCAACACCCAGGCGAACCAGCGGGGCATGATGATGGGCTGGCTCGACCAGTGGGGCCTGACCCAGAACTCGTCGGCCGCGCCGATGGCCTGGATGAAGATGGCGCCCTACCCGGCGCACGACGGCTCGCTGATGCCCGGGATGGCCACCAACACGCAACTGGACCAGCTGCGGCAACTCAGCGGCACGGCGGCGGAGATCTTCTACCTGCAACTGATGCTCAACCACCACAAGGGCGGCATCGAGATGGCGCAGGGCTACGCCGATGTGGCGCAGAACGCGGCGGAGAAGCGGCTGGCGGACTCGATGGTGGCTTCGCAGACCTCGGAGATCCAGCTGATGACGAACATGCTCGCCGAGCGCGGCGCCAAGCCGCTGCCGTCCTAGGCCCTGTCCGGCCGAGGCGGTAGGGCTGCTGCGCCCGCCGGTCTGGGAGGTCTGCGCTGAGACCTCCCGGGCCGGCGGGCGCAGCCTTGTCCGGACGGGTGCGCCAGGCACGGGCGAGCTGGTCGGACCGGGAACCGGCTGCTACGAACCGCTACGCTGTCGCCCATGTCCGCCGCGCCCCGCCCCTTGCCGCCGACCGATCCGGCCGATCCGGCCAGCCCCGCCGGTCTCGGCCCGGAGAGCGCCGAAGAGCTCGGCAGCGCGCTCGAGGAGGCGCGGGCCATCGAGCGCGCGCAGCAGCTGACGGACGTCGTCACCCGACTGCGGCGCGCGCTGCGCAGCAGCATCAGGACCGACTACCCGTGGGAGTCGCTGCCCATGGCACAGGTCGAGCTGCTCCAGACGCTGGCGGCCGCGCCGCTGCGGGTGGGCGAGTTGGCGGCCCGGCAGAAGCTGGCGCCGAACACCGTCAGCGGTCTGGTCGGCAAGTTGCTGGATGCCGGGTTCGTGGACCGCCAGGCCGACCCCGGCGACCGCCGCACCGCCCGGATCGCGCTCACGCAGGCGGGCCACCAGCAACTCGCGGACTGGCAGCGCGCGCACGAGCGCCGGATCGCCACCGCCCTGGCCACCCTCTCGCCCGCGGAGCACGATGCGGTGATGGCGGCACTGTCGGGCCTGGACCACCTGGCCAGGGCGTTGGCCGGCGGCACCCCGCCGACCGAAGCCTGATCCCTGTACCACCTACTCCCCCAGCTAACTCCCCCACCTAACTCCCCCAGCTAACTCCCCCACCTACTCCCCCGCCGACAAGGACGCCCACAGCTGGTGCACCGCGTACGACCGCCACGGCGACCAGGCCAGTGCCGCCACTGCGGCCGCCTTGGGGTCACCGGGGCGGCCGAGCCGGGTCAGGCCGTGCCGCACCCCGACGTCGCCGGGCAGGAAGACGTCCGGGTCGCCCAGCGCCCGCATCCGCAGGTAGCCGACCGTCCACGGGCCGATGCCGCGCAGCGCCAGCAGCTGCTCGGCGGCCTGCTCGCGGTCCACACCGGGATCCAGGCGCACGGCGCCCTCGGCGAGCGCGGCGCACAGGCCGCGCAGCGCGTCCTGCCGGGAGGCCGGCATCGCGAGGTCGGCCGAATCGGCCTCGGCCAACGCGCCCGCCTCGGGGAAGAGCACGGTGAGGCCACCGCTCCTTTCGCGCAGCGGGGTGCCGTAACGGGTGGCCAACCGGCCGGCCAGGGTACGGGCGGCGGCGACCGTGATCTGCTGGCCGAGCACGGCGCGCACCGCGAGTTCGTGCGGGTCGACGTGGCCCGGCGAGCGCAGGCCGGGACGGCGGGCGACCAGCGGGCCGAGCACGGGGTCGGCGCCGAGTTGCTCGGCGACCGCCTGCGGGTCGGCGTCCAGGTCGAAGAGCGCGCGCATCCGGTGCACGGCGGTGGTCAGGTCGCGCAGGTCGGCCAGCCGCAGGCGGCAGTCCAGCCAGCCCCGGTCGGCGCGCACCGGGCTGCCGAGCGAGTCGACCTCGGCGACCGCCTGCCCGTGCGGTAGCCGAAGCGTGCGGCGGTAGGTACGCACGCCCCGGGGGCCGGCGATGACCTCCTCCACACCGGGGACGGCGCGCAGCGCGAGGAAATCCATCAGGTGCTCGGTGTCGATCGGCCCCCGGTAGGCGAGCCGCAGGCTGAGCGCACCGCCCACCGCCGGGTCCGCGTCGGCCGTGGCCCCCGCGCCGCGCGCCTCGGCCCGCAGACCGCTCGGCGTGCGGTCGTACACCTCGCGCACGGTGTCGTTGAACTGCCGCACCGAGGCGAACCCCGCCGCGAAGGCGACCTCGGTGACCGGCAGCCGGGTGGTCTGCAGCAGCAGCCGGGCCGCCTGCGCGCGCTGGGCGCGGGCCAGCGCGATCGGTCCGGCACCGAGCTCGGCGGTCAGCTGGCGCTGCACCTGCCGGGCGCTGTAGCCGAGCCGGTCGGCCAGGCCGGCCACGCCCTCGCGGTCCACCACGCCGTCGCCGATCAGCCGCATCGCGCGGCCGACCAGGTCGGCGCGGTGGTTCCACTCCGGCGAGCCCGGCACGGAGTCCGGGCGACAGCGCCGACAGGCCCGGAAGCCGGCGCCCTGCGCGGCGGCGGCGGTGGGGTAGAAGGTGCAGTTGACCCGCTTGGGGGTGACCGCCGGGCAGCTCGGCCGACAGTAGATCCCGGTGCTCGTCACCGCCGTGAAGAACACCCCGTCGAAGCGGGCATCACGACTGTCCACCGCTCGGTACCGCGTCTCGTCATCGATCACGCCGTCCAGTGTGCGCCGCGGCAGAGGGCTCGACTGGCGGGAATCGGACATGACCATCAGCAGGCCCCGGTGGCCGGGGCCATCACGGGCGGATGCGGTCCCGAGCCCCCTTGGTGCGCATCTTCCAGAGCCGTGCCCGGTCCGCCGCCAGCCGCGC
It includes:
- a CDS encoding AlkA N-terminal domain-containing protein codes for the protein MSDSRQSSPLPRRTLDGVIDDETRYRAVDSRDARFDGVFFTAVTSTGIYCRPSCPAVTPKRVNCTFYPTAAAAQGAGFRACRRCRPDSVPGSPEWNHRADLVGRAMRLIGDGVVDREGVAGLADRLGYSARQVQRQLTAELGAGPIALARAQRAQAARLLLQTTRLPVTEVAFAAGFASVRQFNDTVREVYDRTPSGLRAEARGAGATADADPAVGGALSLRLAYRGPIDTEHLMDFLALRAVPGVEEVIAGPRGVRTYRRTLRLPHGQAVAEVDSLGSPVRADRGWLDCRLRLADLRDLTTAVHRMRALFDLDADPQAVAEQLGADPVLGPLVARRPGLRSPGHVDPHELAVRAVLGQQITVAAARTLAGRLATRYGTPLRERSGGLTVLFPEAGALAEADSADLAMPASRQDALRGLCAALAEGAVRLDPGVDREQAAEQLLALRGIGPWTVGYLRMRALGDPDVFLPGDVGVRHGLTRLGRPGDPKAAAVAALAWSPWRSYAVHQLWASLSAGE
- a CDS encoding MarR family winged helix-turn-helix transcriptional regulator; protein product: MSAAPRPLPPTDPADPASPAGLGPESAEELGSALEEARAIERAQQLTDVVTRLRRALRSSIRTDYPWESLPMAQVELLQTLAAAPLRVGELAARQKLAPNTVSGLVGKLLDAGFVDRQADPGDRRTARIALTQAGHQQLADWQRAHERRIATALATLSPAEHDAVMAALSGLDHLARALAGGTPPTEA
- a CDS encoding DUF305 domain-containing protein; this encodes MAAAQGGAQPPMDDAADANDAAALDDVADLDDVDPITAHAPAPGRRRTLWWPAALAAAVALCLGVPALVASGSSASGTVAAAPSTNSPEAGFARDMATHHQQAIDMSFIIRDRTDNAEVRGLAFDIINTQANQRGMMMGWLDQWGLTQNSSAAPMAWMKMAPYPAHDGSLMPGMATNTQLDQLRQLSGTAAEIFYLQLMLNHHKGGIEMAQGYADVAQNAAEKRLADSMVASQTSEIQLMTNMLAERGAKPLPS
- a CDS encoding DUF3105 domain-containing protein, with amino-acid sequence MGSASKQTNNGQGAKGTGADKSDEPLVTNRSAKAKGGKQADRRERIAQLRAEEQRREKRMKAIAFSVAGVLIAGTVGVGGYIVIDANKKHDKEVAAAKSPIPGVQTWSGLSRNHVQGTVNYPQTPPVGGDHNPVWLTCMGNVYDKPVQNENAVHSLEHGAVWVTYNDKATPDDLKTLSDKVKVTPYSMMSPYPTEKGTITLSAWGTQLVVDSAKDPRVNEFFTKYVQGPQTQEPGASCSDGAM